One genomic segment of candidate division KSB1 bacterium includes these proteins:
- a CDS encoding polysaccharide biosynthesis/export family protein, with protein MNLIRRPLGLLVLLSLAGFTGAARAQDYVLEKGDVIQVAFWQEPSLNTQARIDAEGKIDLPLIGRVPAGGKTIAQLSSSIVEKISVYNKKITQATVTVIEYGSRAIYISGAVARPGRYTFQELPNVWKAILEAGGPAANAQLSQVQIFRGGETASRIETVDVTSAFESGNVKDLPRLQPGDYLNVPSITPPTAGGGAEGGMSPTAIAGNPRNAIYVFGMVARPGVYPFEKDLDVLQAIVRAGGPAMMQTSSNNRAPIEPDLRRVRLISLGAETPVVYVINIKDYTKQAAPLPLPLRPGDTIYIPGRANYGSFILANTLVQVLTGTVSILTSYLLLNTLLGQN; from the coding sequence ATGAATCTCATTCGGCGGCCTCTCGGGTTGCTGGTGCTGCTGAGTCTGGCAGGCTTCACCGGCGCCGCCCGGGCGCAGGATTACGTTTTGGAGAAGGGTGATGTCATTCAGGTGGCCTTTTGGCAGGAGCCCTCGCTCAACACCCAGGCGCGTATTGATGCCGAGGGCAAGATCGATCTGCCGCTTATCGGCCGGGTGCCGGCCGGTGGCAAAACCATCGCACAATTGAGCAGCAGCATCGTTGAGAAGATCTCGGTTTATAACAAAAAAATCACGCAAGCCACCGTGACGGTGATCGAATACGGCAGCCGTGCGATCTACATCAGCGGTGCGGTGGCGCGACCGGGCAGGTATACTTTTCAGGAGCTGCCCAATGTGTGGAAGGCGATTCTCGAGGCCGGCGGGCCGGCCGCCAACGCCCAGTTGTCCCAGGTGCAAATCTTTCGCGGCGGAGAGACTGCCAGCCGCATCGAAACCGTTGATGTGACCTCGGCCTTTGAATCCGGCAATGTGAAGGACCTGCCCCGCTTGCAGCCCGGAGATTATCTCAATGTCCCCAGCATCACACCGCCCACGGCGGGCGGCGGGGCGGAGGGCGGCATGTCACCCACGGCGATTGCCGGCAATCCGCGCAACGCCATCTATGTTTTCGGGATGGTGGCGCGGCCAGGCGTTTATCCCTTTGAAAAGGATTTGGATGTTTTGCAGGCGATCGTGCGCGCCGGCGGGCCGGCGATGATGCAAACCAGCAGCAACAATCGCGCGCCGATCGAGCCGGATTTGCGGCGGGTGCGGTTGATCAGCCTGGGGGCGGAGACCCCGGTGGTTTATGTCATCAACATCAAAGACTACACCAAGCAGGCGGCGCCGTTGCCGTTGCCCTTGCGGCCGGGCGACACCATTTACATTCCCGGACGCGCCAACTACGGCAGCTTCATCCTGGCCAACACGCTGGTGCAGGTGCTCACCGGCACCGTCTCGATTTTGACCTCTTATCTGTTGTTGAACACGTTGCTCGGACAAAACTGA